One genomic segment of Centropristis striata isolate RG_2023a ecotype Rhode Island chromosome 13, C.striata_1.0, whole genome shotgun sequence includes these proteins:
- the ddx47 gene encoding probable ATP-dependent RNA helicase DDX47 has product MADDVVESVKPNTDETVENSSSDEDNSLFNSGEKDETVKTFKDLGVTEVLCESCDQLGWKNPTKIQIEAIPVALQGKDIIGLAETGSGKTGAFALPILQSLLASPQRLHTLVLTPTRELAFQISEQFEALGSSIGVKCAVIVGGIDMMSQSLVLAKKPHIVIATPGRLIDHMENTKGFSLRALKFLVMDEADRILNMDFETEVDKILKVIPRERRTFLFSATMTKKVQKLQRAALKDPVKCAVSTKYSTVDKLQQYYVFIPSKYKDCYLVSILNELAGNSFMIFCSTCNNAQRVALLLRNLGITAIPLHGQMSQNKRLGALNKFKSKSRSVLLATDVASRGLDIPHVDCVINYDIPTHSKDYIHRVGRTARAGRAGKSITFVTQYDVELFQRIESLIGKKLPAFPTQEEEVMMLVERVSEAQRFARLEMKEQGEKRKRPKGRDGDDDDTEQASGVRKKVRGGGGGGSFGGGGGGRSFGGGGGGRGRGGGMKRGGGARRGRH; this is encoded by the exons ATGGCGGACGACGTTGTGGAGAGCGTGAAGCCAAACACAGACGAAACGGTCGAAAATTCAAGTAGTGATGAAGATAACAGTCTTTTTAATAGCGGCGAGAAGGACGAGACAGTGAAGACCTTCAAGGATCTG GGTGTTACTGAGGTTCTGTGTGAGTCTTGTGATCAGCTGGGATGGAAGAATCCAACAAAGATTCAGATAGAAGCTATACCTGTAGCTCTGCAAG GGAAGGATATTATCGGCCTGGCAGAGACCGGCTCAGGAAAGACAGGAGCCTTTGCTCTGCCCATCCTGCAGTCCCTGCTGGCCTCGCCCCAGAGGCTCCACACCCTCGTCCTCACTCCCACCAGAGAGCTGGCCTTTCAGATCTCTGAGCAGTTTGAGGCTCTGGGCTCCAGCATCGGAGTTAAGTGTG CTGTTATTGTTGGAGGAATCGATATGATGTCCCAGTCCTTGGTGTTGGCTAAAAAACCACATATTGTTATTG CCACACCTGGGCGACTGATAGACCACATGGAGAACACAAAGGGATTCTCCCTACGGGCTCTCAAGTTCCTGGTCATGGACGAAGCAGACAGAATCCTCAACATGGACTTTGAGACTGAG GTGGATAAAATCTTGAAGGTGATTCCCAGAGAGAGACGAACCTTCTTGTTCTCTGCTACCATGACTAAAAAG GTCCAGAAACTACAGAGAGCAGCTCTGAAAGATCCTGTCAAGTGTGCGGTATCTACCAAATACTCCACAGTAGACAAACTGCAGCAATACTACGTCTTCATACCATCCAAGTACAAG GACTGTTACCTGGTCTCCATCCTGAACGAGCTGGCCGGCAACTCATTTATGATTTTCTGCAGCACGTGTAACAACGCCCAGCGGGTGGCGCTGTTGTTACGGAACCTGGGCATCACTGCTATTCCTCTTCATGGGCAGATGAGTCAG AACAAACGTCTCGGAGCGTTAAACAAGTTCAAGTCCAAGTCTCGATCGGTGCTGCTGGCGACGGACGTGGCGTCCAGAGGACTGGACATTCCTCATGTCGACTGTGTCATCAACTACGACATCCCCACTCACTCCAAG GACTACATCCACAGAGTGGGACGAACAGCCAGAGCAGGGCGTGCTGGGAAATCCATCACTTTTGTCACACA ATATGATGTGGAGCTTTTCCAGCGTATTGAAAGCCTGATTGGGAAGAAACTTCCTGCCTTCCCCACCCAGGAGGAGGAAGTGATGATGCTGGTGGAGAGGGTGAGCGAGGCCCAGAGGTTTGCCAGGCTG GAAATGAAAGAGCAAGGTGAGAAAAGGAAAAGGCCCAAAGGAAGAGATGGAGACGACGATGACACAGAACAAGCAAGCGGGGTGAGGAAGAAAgtaagaggaggtggaggaggagggagctttggaggaggaggaggaggacggagctttggaggaggaggtggaggaagaggaagaggaggagggatgaaGAGGGGTGGAGGAGCCAGGAGGGGACGACACTGA